In the genome of bacterium, one region contains:
- a CDS encoding M48 family metallopeptidase, whose product MTVYTSISSNKRRSAVLIIFFIVFILLLGFIIDQTQGGGTAIFPIAIIISIISSLTGYYAGDKIALSANSAVQINKSDSPELYRIVENLAITAGIPTPAVYIIPSPAINAFATGRDPKHASIAVTEGMLAKLDKQELEGVLAHEFSHIGNYDIRLLTVVAIFVGTIALVSDLFLRARLFGGRRSNNNEGNAGAILAIIGVVLILLSPVIAQLIQLAVSRRREFLADASGVLLTRYPEGLISAFRKIQQEQLPVTQANTATAHLYLTNPLSGRMVSKLFSTHPPIEERISVLEKMG is encoded by the coding sequence ATGACAGTTTACACTTCCATCTCTTCCAATAAACGCCGATCAGCGGTATTGATTATCTTTTTTATAGTGTTCATCCTTCTCCTCGGTTTCATCATTGATCAAACCCAGGGAGGCGGAACAGCAATTTTCCCAATTGCCATTATTATTTCAATCATTTCTTCTCTTACCGGCTACTACGCCGGGGACAAAATTGCCTTATCCGCCAATTCCGCCGTGCAAATTAACAAAAGTGATTCGCCGGAACTCTATCGTATTGTAGAAAACCTCGCGATCACAGCCGGAATCCCCACTCCTGCCGTCTATATTATCCCTTCGCCGGCAATAAACGCCTTTGCCACCGGACGTGATCCCAAACACGCATCAATCGCCGTAACCGAAGGAATGCTCGCCAAACTGGACAAGCAAGAGTTGGAAGGAGTTTTGGCCCACGAATTTTCCCATATCGGCAATTACGACATTCGTTTATTGACGGTTGTGGCAATTTTCGTGGGCACAATCGCCTTGGTTTCCGATTTATTTTTACGCGCCCGTCTATTTGGTGGCCGTCGCAGTAATAACAACGAAGGCAACGCCGGCGCAATTCTCGCAATAATCGGCGTCGTTCTAATCTTGCTCTCCCCTGTTATCGCCCAACTAATCCAACTCGCCGTTTCTAGACGCCGGGAATTTCTGGCAGATGCATCGGGTGTCTTGCTCACCCGCTACCCGGAAGGCTTAATTTCCGCCTTTCGCAAAATCCAACAAGAACAGTTGCCGGTCACCCAGGCCAATACCGCCACCGCTCATCTTTACCTAACAAACCCCCTTTCAGGGAGAATGGTCAGTAAACTTTTTTCCACGCATCCACCAATCGAAGAACGCATCTCGGTGCTCGAAAAAATGGGGTGA
- a CDS encoding LemA family protein has product MLLLILLVIVVAIVLWVVITYNGFIRLKNNTDEAWSDIDVQLKRRHDLIPNLIETVKGYVAHESGVLTAVTEARTKAMQSGSQEDQAKAENALTGTLKSLFAVAENYPDLKANTNFLELQRELSDTENKIQASRRFYNGNVRDMNSAMQVFPGNFIASTFNFKQRAFFELDDVAEKEVPQVKF; this is encoded by the coding sequence ATGTTGTTGCTAATCCTCCTGGTAATCGTCGTCGCTATCGTTCTTTGGGTTGTAATAACCTATAACGGTTTTATCCGTCTTAAAAACAACACCGACGAAGCCTGGTCGGATATTGACGTTCAACTGAAACGTCGCCACGATCTTATTCCCAATCTGATTGAAACCGTCAAGGGCTACGTGGCGCACGAAAGCGGTGTTCTCACGGCCGTTACTGAAGCCAGAACAAAGGCTATGCAAAGTGGAAGCCAGGAAGACCAAGCAAAAGCGGAAAACGCCCTAACCGGTACCCTAAAATCGCTTTTTGCCGTTGCGGAAAACTACCCGGACCTGAAAGCCAATACGAATTTTCTTGAGCTACAGCGCGAACTTTCCGACACGGAAAACAAAATCCAAGCCTCCCGTCGTTTCTACAATGGCAATGTACGCGATATGAACTCCGCAATGCAAGTATTTCCAGGCAATTTTATCGCCTCCACTTTCAATTTCAAACAGCGTGCTTTCTTTGAATTAGACGACGTGGCGGAAAAAGAGGTACCACAAGTTAAATTTTAA